Proteins found in one Labrenzia sp. VG12 genomic segment:
- a CDS encoding DUF3445 domain-containing protein, whose protein sequence is MFRHTPYDGTSQPFTVGLKPVAEEDWLDVDSGLARQLAEKERLFKEARDAVFRAEPQTEAAQREVLDLVVGHLQRHCGASHQVGTDVVMLADTGRQVSLNEGPDLLTAARLVQEDLVLMRPGPDGYRLVAAALCFPSSWSLAEKFGLSMTGIHDSVPGFNGSRMGQMVARIFDNLKTGQVLCRFNWSVYPDGELHHPEPRQIQLATEEDALARLFLRVERQTLIRLPGSGDILFTIRIHHDPLAVLERQPDRREIAAGLRGQLLALDPAQLAYKGLVTTRDGLADALAAVAD, encoded by the coding sequence GTGTTTCGTCACACACCTTACGACGGCACGAGCCAGCCCTTCACGGTCGGCCTGAAGCCGGTCGCCGAAGAGGACTGGCTGGACGTTGATTCCGGCCTGGCGCGGCAGCTTGCCGAGAAGGAACGTCTTTTCAAAGAGGCGCGCGACGCGGTCTTTCGGGCAGAACCGCAAACCGAAGCGGCTCAAAGGGAAGTGCTTGATCTGGTGGTTGGCCATCTTCAAAGGCACTGCGGAGCAAGTCACCAGGTTGGCACGGATGTTGTCATGCTCGCCGACACCGGACGGCAGGTCTCTCTCAATGAGGGGCCCGATCTGCTGACCGCCGCGCGACTTGTTCAGGAAGACCTGGTTCTGATGCGTCCTGGTCCGGACGGATACAGGCTGGTGGCCGCAGCCCTGTGTTTTCCTTCCTCCTGGTCTCTGGCGGAAAAATTCGGTCTGTCGATGACCGGTATCCATGACAGCGTGCCGGGCTTCAACGGCAGCCGGATGGGGCAGATGGTGGCGCGGATCTTCGACAATCTGAAAACGGGTCAGGTGCTTTGCAGGTTCAACTGGTCGGTCTATCCCGACGGAGAGCTGCACCATCCCGAACCGCGCCAGATCCAGTTGGCAACCGAAGAAGATGCCCTGGCGCGCCTGTTCCTGCGCGTCGAAAGGCAGACCCTGATACGCTTGCCGGGATCGGGAGACATCCTGTTCACGATCAGGATCCATCATGATCCGTTGGCCGTTCTGGAGCGCCAGCCCGACAGGCGGGAGATCGCAGCCGGTCTGCGAGGACAATTGCTAGCGCTGGATCCGGCCCAGCTGGCCTATAAGGGGCTGGTGACTACGCGGGACGGGTTGGCAGATGCCTTGGCGGCGGTCGCAGACTAG
- a CDS encoding M3 family oligoendopeptidase: MTKPVFAPQSSAATDLGNLPEWDLTDLYPAVDSPEVTADLKEILERAKTFEASYKGRLTQLATENVSALVTAIRAYEELEDVMGRLISFAGLIYAENTVRPESQKFYGDVQEQITTASTHLLFFTLEMNTVEDDVIEAALTDPHFGHYRPWVEDLRKGKPYQLEDRVEQLFHEKSVTGSSAWNRLFDETMASLTYDVDGELLAIEPTLNLLVDPDPEKRRKAAGALTKTFSDNLSTFTLITNTLAKDKEISDRWRNFSDIADSRHLSNRVEREVVDALVAAVRDAYPRLSHRYYKLKAKWLGMDQLNTWDRNAPLPDADTRVIPWSEAKETVLNAYSTFSPDMAEIAARFFDKGWIDAPARSGKAPGAFAHPTVPSAHPYVLLNYQGKIRDVMTLAHELGHGVHQVLAAPNGPLMAPTPLTLAETASVFGEMLTFKSLLATADNPQTRKIMLASKAEDMINTVVRQIAFYTFERKVHTERRNGELTADKIGELWLSVQGESLGPAIKLNEGYETFWTYIPHFIHSPFYVYAYAFGDCLVNSLYAVYEDADAGFQQKYFDLLKAGGTKHHSELLAPFGLSASDPDFWKKGLSVIEGLIDELEALEQA; this comes from the coding sequence ATGACGAAACCCGTTTTTGCCCCCCAGTCTTCAGCCGCCACAGACCTTGGCAACCTGCCGGAATGGGATCTGACGGATCTCTACCCTGCCGTCGATTCTCCCGAAGTCACGGCCGATCTGAAGGAAATCCTGGAGCGGGCCAAGACGTTCGAAGCATCCTACAAGGGGCGCCTTACCCAACTTGCCACCGAAAACGTCTCCGCTCTGGTCACGGCAATCCGAGCCTACGAAGAGCTGGAAGACGTCATGGGCCGGCTGATTTCCTTTGCCGGGCTGATCTATGCGGAAAACACTGTGCGGCCGGAATCGCAGAAATTCTACGGTGATGTGCAGGAGCAGATCACGACGGCCAGCACGCATCTCCTGTTTTTCACGCTGGAGATGAACACGGTGGAGGACGACGTCATCGAAGCGGCGCTGACGGACCCTCACTTCGGCCACTACCGGCCGTGGGTCGAGGATCTGAGAAAGGGCAAGCCCTACCAGCTGGAAGACCGGGTCGAGCAGCTGTTTCACGAAAAATCCGTGACCGGATCAAGTGCCTGGAACCGGCTTTTCGACGAGACCATGGCCTCGCTCACCTATGACGTGGACGGGGAGCTGCTGGCCATCGAGCCGACGCTCAATCTGCTGGTCGACCCGGATCCTGAAAAACGCCGCAAGGCCGCTGGTGCGCTGACAAAGACCTTTTCGGATAATCTCAGCACCTTCACGCTGATCACCAACACACTGGCCAAGGACAAGGAAATCTCCGACCGCTGGCGGAACTTTTCCGACATTGCCGACAGCCGGCATCTGTCCAATCGGGTCGAGCGGGAAGTGGTTGACGCCCTGGTGGCCGCCGTGCGCGACGCCTATCCGCGTCTGTCGCACCGGTACTACAAGCTCAAGGCCAAGTGGCTGGGCATGGACCAGCTCAACACCTGGGACCGGAACGCACCGCTGCCGGATGCCGATACGCGCGTCATTCCCTGGTCAGAGGCCAAGGAAACGGTGCTCAACGCCTATTCCACGTTTTCGCCGGACATGGCCGAGATCGCGGCGCGGTTTTTCGACAAGGGCTGGATCGATGCGCCCGCCCGTTCCGGCAAGGCGCCGGGCGCATTTGCGCATCCGACCGTCCCGAGCGCACATCCTTACGTGCTCCTGAATTATCAGGGCAAGATCCGCGATGTAATGACGCTGGCGCATGAACTGGGCCATGGAGTGCACCAGGTCCTGGCTGCGCCCAACGGACCGCTGATGGCGCCGACGCCCTTGACGCTTGCGGAAACTGCCAGCGTCTTCGGCGAAATGCTGACCTTCAAGTCGCTGCTTGCCACGGCGGACAATCCGCAGACCCGCAAGATCATGCTGGCGTCCAAGGCGGAGGACATGATCAACACGGTGGTGCGACAGATCGCCTTCTACACGTTTGAACGCAAGGTCCACACGGAACGGCGCAATGGCGAACTGACGGCGGACAAGATCGGTGAGCTTTGGCTGTCGGTCCAAGGAGAGAGCCTGGGACCGGCCATCAAGCTGAACGAAGGCTACGAAACCTTCTGGACCTACATTCCGCATTTCATCCATTCGCCGTTCTATGTCTATGCCTATGCCTTTGGTGACTGCCTGGTGAACTCGCTTTACGCGGTCTACGAGGACGCGGACGCCGGCTTCCAGCAGAAGTATTTCGATCTTCTGAAAGCCGGTGGTACCAAACACCACTCGGAGCTGCTCGCACCGTTCGGCCTCAGCGCTTCCGACCCGGACTTCTGGAAGAAGGGTCTGTCGGTGATTGAAGGGCTGATCGACGAACTGGAAGCCCTGGAACAGGCATAA